A single genomic interval of Anopheles darlingi chromosome X, idAnoDarlMG_H_01, whole genome shotgun sequence harbors:
- the LOC125957557 gene encoding sodium-dependent neutral amino acid transporter B(0)AT3, protein MANTAHLFRRQSSRDLLQQATVRSLDELELRELRSRLVRAENGASHRNAPPTVYGATNQAFISDDEPPMAQILDIGPSPSQAPTATAATARKLAMQASIVEPAAAIVEKPEDERESWDSKWTFLLATIGYAVGLGNVWRFPYLAQKNGGGAFLVPYFIMLLLQGLPIFYLELAIGQRLRKGAIGVWHEVSAYLGGIGISSAFVSYIVALYYNTIIAWCLIYLLHSFESPLPWADCPKRLFANFTYDVEPECVVSSPTKYYWYRETLQVSHSVNEPEQINYTVAMALITAWSLVYLCMVQGITESSKIVYITAIFPYVVLIIFFFRGITLKGALDGIAHLFTPRWESILEPVVWLEAGTQIFFSLGLAFGGLIAFSSYNPANNNCYRDALVVSITNCSTSMFAGVVVFSVIGFKATSIYDSCVAERSEMVRLNKSSELLPVCDLQKELENSASGTGLAFIIFTEAINQFPAAQLWAVLFFLMLFTLGIDSQFGTLEGVSTSLMDMKLFPNVPKEMITGFLCVSCCVISMCFANGAGSYIFQLMDSFAGSYTLLIIAFFECIGVSYIYGIKRFADDIELMTGSRPGLYWMLCWKYISPIAMITILVASFLELASEGSSYPGWNALTGTTDRLEWPHWCIVVAILLILVSILWIPGVAILRLCGINVIEDSEPAWFPSAELRDVHGIIPHEPTDVEISLFCIRADGSEGLCCPTYGPREQPLDEEE, encoded by the exons ATGGCCAACACTGCCCATCTCTTCCGCAGACAGAGCTCCCGggatctgctgcagcaggcGACCGTCCGTAGCTTGGATGAGCTCGAGCTAAGG gAGTTACGCAGCCGGCTGGTACGTGCCGAGAATGGTGCCTCCCACCGCAATGCACCACCGACGGTGTACGGTGCCACGAACCAGGCGTTCATCAGCGACGATGAACCACCGATGGCGCAGATACTGGACATCGGTCCTTCACCGTCGCAGGCAccgactgctactgctgctaccgcccGGAAGCTCGCGATGCAGGCTTCGATCGTGGAACCGGCCGCGGCCATCGTGGAGAAGCCGGAGGATGAGCGCGAAAGCTGGGACAGCAAGTGGACGTTCCTGTTGGCGACGATCGG GTACGCGGTCGGTTTGGGTAACGTGTGGCGGTTCCCGTACCTTGCGCAGAAGAACGGTGGCGGCGCCTTCCTGGTGCCGTACTTCatcatgctgctactgcagggGCTACCGATCTTCTACCTGGAGCTGGCGATCGGGCAGCGGCTGCGCAAGGGTGCGATCGGTGTCTGGCACGAGGTGTCCGCCTACCTCGGCGGTATCGGCATCTCGTCCGCGTTCGTCAGCTACATCGTGGCGCTCTACTacaacaccatcatcgcctGGTGTCTGATCTATCTGCTGCACAGCTTCGAATCGCCGCTACCGTGGGCCGACTGCCCGAAGCGCCTGTTCGCGAACTTCACGTACGACGTCGAGCCGGAGTGCGTCGTCTCGTCACCGACCAAGTACTACTGGTACCGGGAGACGCTGCAGGTGTCGCACAGCGTGAACGAACCGGAGCAGATCAACTACACCGTGGCGATGGCCCTCATTACCGCCTGGTCGCTCGTTTACCTCTGCATGGTCCAGGGCATTACCGAGTCGAGCAAGATCGTCTACATCACCGCCATCTTCCCGTACGTCGtgctcatcatcttcttcttccgtgGCATCACGCTGAAAG GCGCCCTCGATGGTATCGCTCATCTGTTTACGCCACGCTGGGAATCGATCCTGGAGCCGGTCGTGTGGCTCGAGGCGGGCACACAgatcttcttctcgctcgGGCTCGCCTTCGGCGGGCTGATCGCGTTCAGCTCGTACAATccggccaacaacaactgctACCGCGATGCGCTCGTCGTGTCCATCACCAACTGCTCGACCTCCATGTTTGCCGGCGTTGTCGTCTTCTCCGTCATCGGCTTTAAG GCGACCTCGATCTACGACAGCTGCGTCGCCGAACGTAGCGAGATGGTGCGGCTGAACAAATCGTCCGAGTTGCTGCCAGTTTGCGATCTGCAGAAGGAGCTGGAAAAT AGCGCATCCGGTACGGGGCTGGcgttcatcatcttcaccgaGGCGATCAACCAATTCCCGGCGGCCCAGCTGTGGGCCGTACTGTTCTTCCTGATGCTGTTCACGCTCGGCATCGACTCGCAGTTTGGCACACTCGAGGGTGTCAGCACCTCGCTGATGGATATGAAGCTGTTTCCCAACGTACCGAAGGAAATGATCACCGGG TTCCTGTGCGTCTCGTGCTGCGTAATTTCGATGTGTTTTGCCAACGGGGCCGGCAGTTACATATTCCAGCTCATGGACAGCTTCGCCGGCAGCTACACTCTGCTCATCATCGCGTTCTTCGAGTGCATCGGTGTCAGCTACATCTACGGTATCAAACG GTTCGCCGATGATATCGAACTGATGACCGGCTCACGGCCCGGACTGTACTGGATGCTGTGCTGGAAGTACATCTCACCGATCGCGATGATCACGATCCTTGTGGCCTCGTTCCTGGAGCTTGCGTCCGAGGGCAGCAGCTATCCGGGCTGGAACGCACTCACCGGTACCACGGATCGGCTCGAGTGGCCGCACTGGTGCATCGTTGTCGCGATACTGCTCATCCTTGTCTCCATTCTGTGGATTCCGGGCGTCGCCATACTTCG ATTATGCGGCATCAACGTGATCGAGGACAGCGAACCGGCCTGGTTCCCATCGGCCGAGCTGCGCGACGTGCATGGCATCATACCGCACGAACCGACCGATGTCGAGATCTCACTGTTCTGTATACGTGCGGACGGATCCGAGGGACTCTGCTGTCCGACCTACGGTCCACGCGAACAGCCCCTCGATGAGGAGGAATAG
- the LOC125957750 gene encoding general odorant-binding protein 45-like translates to MSRTSFVVAALALVAGIASVTATGRKSELQHYIVEKSFFQAQAECALYQGVADDDLQRYVRTGYPDEEEVRCLLRCIGFNLRFWNQTTGLQKHLLAGHFVPYPNDFHNVERTEACLAENLYTCDDDLCTQVYKAFQCYYQHYGALSECPQFVVNYYHEDLQLAYDTHGLLYTSQPALRNLAGACFPKDEESFCYFRSFNVRGGLYDDHKGWHLGRLYQQYYEQVFHPDNALTIACLANQQKLACKRTKCQHAYESFKACFGASNAHEYQVKVVFAEAAKAILDQPVCHCNKAQLCPLHK, encoded by the coding sequence ATGAGCCGTACATCGTTCGTAGTCGCTGCGCTGGCACTGGTGGCTGGAATCGCTTCGGTCACTGCGACAGGGCGTAAGAGCGAGCTGCAGCACTATATCGTGGAGAAGAGCTTCTTCCAGGCTCAGGCTGAGTGTGCCCTGTACCAGGGCGTCGCCGACGATGACCTCCAGCGTTACGTGAGAACCGGCTACCCGGATGAGGAAGAGGTTCGCTGCCTGCTCCGTTGCATCGGCTTCAACCTGCGATTCTGGAACCAGACCACCGGACTGCAGAAGCACCTCCTCGCTGGACACTTCGTCCCGTACCCGAACGACTTCCACAACGTCGAGCGCACCGAGGCTTGCCTGGCTGAGAACCTGTACACCTGCGACGACGACCTGTGCACTCAGGTGTACAAGGCATTCCAGTGCTACTACCAGCACTACGGTGCCCTGAGCGAGTGCCCGCAGTTCGTCGTCAACTACTACCACGAGGATCTGCAGCTGGCCTACGACACTCACGGACTCCTGTACACGTCGCAGCCCGCTCTGCGCAACCTGGCCGGTGCATGCTTCCCCAAGGACGAGGAATCGTTCTGCTACTTCCGCTCGTTCAACGTCCGCGGAGGACTGTACGATGATCATAAGGGCTGGCACCTCGGCCGTCTGTACCAGCAGTACTACGAGCAAGTGTTCCACCCCGACAACGCTCTGACCATTGCCTGTCTGGCTAACCAGCAGAAGCTTGCCTGTAAGCGTACCAAGTGCCAGCATGCCTACGAGTCGTTCAAGGCGTGCTTCGGCGCTTCCAACGCTCACGAGTACCAGGTCAAGGTCGTGTTCGCTGAGGCTGCCAAGGCCATCCTCGACCAGCCCGTCTGCCACTGCAACAAGGCTCAGCTCTGCCCGCTCCACAAGTAA